The window GGCCGCGGCGGTGACCGCGGCCGGGTGCTCGTCGACGCTGTTCGTCGTGGAAACCCTGGAACACCTGCGCCGCGGCGGCCGGATCGGGCCGGCGGCGGCGCTGCTCGGCACGGCGCTGGCGGTGAAGCCGGTGCTGCACATGTCCGAAGGCCGGATCCTGCCGCTGGAGAAGGTCCGCACCATGAACCGGGCGCTCGCGCGGCTGGTCGAGCTGGCCGCCCAGGCCGCGCGGGACGACGACGTCGAGCTCGCCGTCCACCACCTCGCCTCGCCGGAGCGGGCCGTCGAGCTGGCGAACCGGCTGGAGGAGGCCGTGCCGCGCTCGGCGGGCTGCGTGGTCTCCGAGCTGGGCGCGGTGATCGGGGCGCACACCGGGCCCGGGGTGCTCGGGGTGGTCGTCCAGCGGACGGTGCCGTCCCGGCACTAGCCGCGGGCGCGCCGAACCCTCCAGCATGCCACCCGGGTACGACGGAAACGGCCGTTCCCGGGCCCGGCCGGGTGGATCCGTCCACATCACCCCGGTTGTCCACAGAACGCGGCGGCACCCCTGTCGGACGCCTCCCGCGGGCCCTAACGTCGATCGTGTGTTCGAGCAGCCCGCCCGGGATCCGGGCCCTCCCGTCAACGACCGGCTCGCCTGGCTGGCCGACCAGCTCTCGCCCGACGCGAGCACGGTCGGGCCCGGCGGCCGGCTGGTCCGGCGCTGGCTGCCGGGCGGACCGGCCGGTGCCGGCCGCCGCCGGTGGGCGTTCGCCGGGGTCGCCGCGGCGGTCGTGGTGATCGTCCTCGGCTCGGTCGCGCTCCTCGGCGGCCGTCCGGCACCTGAGTCACCACCCGCGCTGCCGAGTGCGAAACCGGCGAGCGAGGCCACGGCCCGGGCCGCACCCCAGGCCGGTCTCGTCGTCAGCGTGATCGGCCGCGTCCGGTCGCCCGGCCTGGTCACCGTGGTCCAGGGCGCCCGGGTCGCGGACGTCCT of the Amycolatopsis sp. NBC_01488 genome contains:
- a CDS encoding ComEA family DNA-binding protein, translated to MFEQPARDPGPPVNDRLAWLADQLSPDASTVGPGGRLVRRWLPGGPAGAGRRRWAFAGVAAAVVVIVLGSVALLGGRPAPESPPALPSAKPASEATARAAPQAGLVVSVIGRVRSPGLVTVVQGARVADVLRAAGGADPGADLTALNLARRVTDGEQLAVGIPAPAAAPAGAPAGGKVDLNAASTDQLDTLPGVGAVTAQRIVQWRTEHGGFTKVEQLRDVGGIGESKFEKLREQVTVG